In the Flagellimonas sp. HMM57 genome, one interval contains:
- a CDS encoding ClpP family protease, whose product MSSKKGKVQELVQEKLLEERKVFLWGMVDDDSAKHVIDRLLYLDLQNNKEIQLIINSPGGYVTSGFAIYDTIKQIKSPVSTVCSGLAASMGSILLSVGEKGRRFIQPHARVMIHQPSGGAQGQASNIEIQAKEIIKTKELGAKILADNCGQDFDKVMKDFDRDYWMGAEESVKYGIVDGILE is encoded by the coding sequence ATGAGTTCAAAAAAAGGAAAAGTTCAAGAATTGGTCCAAGAAAAATTATTGGAAGAGCGCAAGGTGTTTTTATGGGGTATGGTAGATGATGATTCCGCAAAACATGTTATTGATCGCTTACTGTATTTAGATTTACAGAACAATAAGGAAATCCAACTTATTATAAATAGCCCGGGCGGTTATGTTACTTCTGGTTTTGCTATTTATGATACCATCAAGCAAATAAAAAGCCCGGTTTCTACAGTTTGTTCAGGTTTAGCTGCTTCAATGGGTTCAATTTTATTGTCCGTTGGTGAGAAAGGAAGAAGATTTATACAGCCACATGCGCGAGTAATGATTCATCAGCCAAGTGGTGGTGCCCAAGGACAAGCCTCCAATATTGAGATTCAAGCCAAGGAAATTATAAAGACCAAAGAGCTTGGAGCAAAAATACTGGCAGATAATTGTGGACAGGATTTTGATAAGGTGATGAAAGATTTTGACCGTGATTACTGGATGGGTGCAGAAGAGTCTGTGAAATACGGTATCGTAGACGGTATATTGGAGTAG
- a CDS encoding mechanosensitive ion channel domain-containing protein, whose amino-acid sequence METINEWKNLTFDSLAAMGRDIALALPKIIGALIILLVGWLVTKIILFVLGKILKLAKINTLSDKINEMNLFGKGDFKIDIIKVILGFVKWLLLLVFLIVAADILSWEIISTEIGNLLRYLPRLFSALALMMIGLYIGNFIKTTVKKLFDSLEFSGSNLVSNLLFYIIVIFISITALNQAGIDTTIITNNITLILGAFLLAFAIGLGLGSRDIITDMLRSFYTRRTYAVGDKLVIGENSGTVEAIENNTLTLVTKKGKFVIPIKDVVSEKVEIKS is encoded by the coding sequence ATGGAAACAATTAACGAATGGAAGAACTTGACTTTTGATTCGCTGGCTGCAATGGGTAGGGATATTGCACTGGCGCTGCCCAAGATTATTGGTGCGCTAATCATACTATTGGTAGGATGGTTGGTGACCAAAATTATACTTTTTGTATTAGGAAAGATTTTGAAGCTTGCCAAGATCAATACCTTGAGCGACAAGATAAACGAGATGAACCTTTTTGGTAAGGGAGATTTTAAGATTGACATCATTAAGGTAATTCTTGGTTTTGTAAAATGGTTATTGCTCTTGGTATTCTTGATCGTTGCTGCAGATATACTGAGCTGGGAAATTATTTCTACCGAAATAGGAAACCTTTTGCGTTATCTGCCGAGATTGTTCAGTGCTTTAGCATTAATGATGATCGGGCTGTATATTGGTAATTTCATCAAAACCACGGTAAAGAAATTATTTGATTCGCTAGAGTTCAGTGGGTCCAATCTGGTGAGCAATCTACTTTTTTACATCATCGTAATCTTTATTTCGATAACGGCCTTGAACCAAGCCGGAATCGATACTACGATTATTACGAATAATATCACACTCATTCTCGGTGCTTTTTTGTTGGCCTTTGCCATAGGACTGGGACTTGGCTCCAGAGATATCATTACCGATATGCTGCGGTCTTTCTATACAAGAAGAACATATGCCGTTGGTGATAAGCTTGTAATAGGGGAAAACTCGGGAACAGTGGAAGCTATTGAAAACAATACGTTGACCTTGGTAACCAAAAAGGGAAAATTTGTCATTCCAATTAAAGATGTTGTATCGGAAAAGGTAGAGATAAAGTCATAA
- a CDS encoding RNA polymerase sigma factor, translating into MTFLKKLFLILINNLDKESSQADDPYANVSDEELVKRIVANNNPLLFGKLYDRYAKMVYNKCYGFARSQDEAEDLTQDVFLQLFIKLKLFKGKSKFSTWLYSFTYNFCVNYVNRNKQRKMSDKSSPVEDSEYKLTEEVPEESLYEMKANKLREALELVSAEEKSILLLKYQDGASIKDLVALMELGESAVKMRLKRAKERLVETYNTLP; encoded by the coding sequence GTGACCTTTTTAAAGAAGCTGTTTCTTATTCTTATAAATAACCTCGATAAGGAATCATCGCAGGCAGACGACCCGTATGCGAATGTTTCGGATGAGGAATTGGTAAAACGAATAGTGGCCAATAACAATCCATTATTGTTTGGTAAGCTCTATGACCGTTATGCTAAAATGGTTTACAATAAATGTTATGGATTTGCAAGATCACAAGATGAAGCCGAGGATTTGACCCAAGATGTTTTTCTGCAACTGTTCATTAAGTTGAAACTTTTTAAGGGTAAATCAAAGTTTTCGACATGGTTGTATTCATTTACCTATAATTTTTGTGTGAACTATGTTAATCGAAACAAACAGCGAAAGATGAGCGATAAATCTTCCCCTGTGGAAGATTCTGAATATAAATTGACAGAGGAGGTGCCCGAGGAAAGCCTTTATGAGATGAAGGCGAACAAATTAAGAGAGGCCTTGGAATTGGTATCGGCAGAGGAAAAATCCATTTTATTGTTGAAATACCAAGATGGAGCATCGATAAAAGACCTGGTAGCTTTGATGGAGCTAGGCGAAAGCGCAGTAAAAATGCGATTGAAAAGGGCAAAAGAACGATTGGTGGAAACCTATAATACGTTACCATAG